One Ricinus communis isolate WT05 ecotype wild-type chromosome 7, ASM1957865v1, whole genome shotgun sequence genomic region harbors:
- the LOC8286791 gene encoding probable methyltransferase At1g27930: MKNRITYRPEKLWVLIVAIMGLIIGGLMLATFIRSGTADMTFLCSLATSNGRATAEYAATPIQLQAIIHYATSRVVPQQSLGEISVTFNVLKSLAPCNFLVFGLGHDSLMWSSLNPHGTTLFLEEDPKWIQTVLANAPTLHAHAVQYRTQLQEANQLLSSYRSEPYCLPSKAYLRGNYRCKLALTGLPDEVYDKEWDLIMIDAPRGYFNEAPGRMAAIFSAAVMARARKASGATHVFLHDVDRKVEKIYAEEFLCRKYLVKAVGRLWHFELPPAANVSLTGDSFC; the protein is encoded by the coding sequence atgaAGAATCGCATTACTTATCGTCCTGAAAAATTATGGGTCCTTATAGTTGCAATCATGGGTCTAATAATAGGCGGGCTGATGCTGGCTACATTTATTCGATCAGGCACAGCAGATATGACCTTTCTGTGCTCACTAGCCACTTCAAATGGTCGCGCCACTGCAGAATATGCAGCAACCCCAATCCAGCTCCAAGCAATCATTCACTACGCCACTTCACGCGTAGTCCCGCAACAATCCTTGGGCGAAATCTCTGTAACTTTCAATGTTCTTAAGTCTCTTGCTCCTTGcaactttcttgtttttggCCTCGGTCATGACTCCTTAATGTGGAGCTCTCTTAATCCACATGGTACTACGCTTTTCCTCGAAGAAGATCCCAAATGGATCCAAACTGTCCTCGCGAACGCCCCCACCCTTCACGCTCACGCCGTCCAGTACCGGACGCAGCTACAGGAGGCTAACCAGTTGCTCTCCAGTTACCGGTCCGAGCCTTACTGTTTGCCGAGTAAAGCTTATTTACGCGGCAACTATCGCTGCAAGCTCGCCTTGACTGGATTGCCCGATGAGGTTTATGACAAGGAGTGGGACCTTATCATGATTGACGCGCCGCGAGGATACTTCAATGAAGCCCCTGGAAGAATGGCGGCGATATTCTCTGCGGCGGTTATGGCCAGAGCGAGGAAAGCTTCCGGTGCGACGCATGTGTTCTTGCACGATGTGGATAGGAAGGTTGAGAAGATTTATGCGGAGGAGTTTTTATGTAGGAAATATTTAGTCAAGGCTGTCGGTAGGTTATGGCATTTTGAACTGCCTCCGGCTGCTAATGTGAGCCTGACCGGCGATTCGTTTTGCTAA
- the LOC8286794 gene encoding alpha-ketoglutarate-dependent dioxygenase alkB isoform X1 has protein sequence MYGSHKITEDAERTAFRRAEKKYKLYYDHDSKSSKKKKRPRQVDLSEVLDFRSILNSFYQNSELPDGIVAFQGDFDRPVFCLETRPGFYFIPGALSVDEQCLWIRESLTSFPQPPNRTNHNAIYGPIHDLFTAAKESKMLMEDENAPSSLDSNVSVSNGDAHRWKFYEEHAALSRGKVCKSVTASNLLRKLRWSTLGLQFDWSKRNYNVSLLHNKIPDALCQLAKRLAAPAMPRGEEFHPEAAIVNYFGSGDTLGGHLDDMEADWSKPIVSMSLGCKAIFLLGGKSREDPPLAMFLQSGDVMLMAGEARECFHGVPRIFTDKENAEITPLELHFSQETDFLEYIRTSRININIRQVF, from the exons ATGTACGGTTCCCATAAAATCACCGAAGACGCGGAACGAACAGCGTTCCGGAGAGCGGAGAAGAAGTACAAATTGTACTACGATCACGATTCTAAATCATCTAAAAA GAAAAAGAGACCGAGACAAGTGGATTTGTCAGAGGTTTTAGATTTCAGGTCAATTTTGAACTCTTTCTATCAGAACAGTGAACTTCCTGATGGTATTGTTGCATTTCAAGGCGATTTTGATCGTCCTGTATTTTGCTTGGAGACTCGCCCTG GTTTTTATTTCATTCCTGGAGCATTGAGTGTTGATGAACAATGCCTATGGATAAGAGAGAGCTTGACAAGTTTCCCTCAGCCTCCTAATAGGACAAATCACAATGCTATATATGGTCCTATACATGATTTATTTACTGCAGCGAAGGAAAGTAAAATGCTTATGGAGGATGAGAATGCACCTTCCAGTTTGGATTCTAATGTGTCTGTAAGCAATGGAGATGCTCATAGATGGAAATTTTATGAGGAACATGCTGCTTTATCAAGAGGAAAGGTATGTAAATCCGTTACAGCCTCAAATTTATTGCGAAAGCTGCGCTGGAGTACCCTTGGTCTCCAATTTGACTGGTCTAAG CGGAATTATAATGTATCTCTCCTACATAACAAGATCCCTGATGCACTCTGTCAGCTGGCCAAAAGATTGGCTGCTCCTGCAATGCCTAGGGGAGAAGAGTTCCACCCAGAAGCTGCAATTGTTAACTATTTTGGATCAG GTGATACGCTTGGGGGTCATTTGGATGACATGGAAGCTGATTGGAGTAAGCCTATTGTAAGCATGAG TTTGGGCTGCAAGGCTATTTTCCTTTTGGGAGGGAAAAGTAGGGAGGATCCACCATTAGCAATGTTTCTCCAAAGTGGTGATGTAATGCTCATGGCTGGAGAAGCAAGGGAATGCTTTCACG GTGTGCCTCGGATCTTCACAGACAAAGAAAATGCTGAAATCACGCCTCTTGAATTGCATTTCTCACAAGAAACTGATTTCTTAGAGTATATTAGAACCTCAAGGATCAACATCAACATCAGACAAGTTTTCTGA
- the LOC8286790 gene encoding non-specific lipid transfer protein GPI-anchored 1 — MGCQSLFVLSVFLILSLNCCSVSSDNIAEECSSEVQKVMPCLDYAKGKIDTPPKGCCSAVKDMKDSDPKCLCFIMQQTHNGSAEIKSLGIQEAKLLQLPSACQLQNASISFCPKLLGIPPNSPDAAIFTNATSTSTPAATATPGTSAPDTSNNDRPNGTMHRPYLAIATAIFIYIFTAGSAYRF; from the exons atgggtTGTCAATCTCTGTTTGTGCTTAGCGTTTTCTTGATTCTTTCCTTGAATTGTTGTTCAGTTTCCAGTGATAATATAGCCGAGGAGTGCAGCAGTGAAGTGCAGAAGGTGATGCCTTGCTTGGACTACGCAAAAGGGAAAATAGATACACCACCAAAGGGTTGTTGTAGTGCAGTGAAGGATATGAAGGACAGTGACCCAAAATGTTTATGTTTTATAATGCAACAGACGCATAATGGTAGTGCGGAGATCAAGAGTTTGGGTATTCAAGAGGCTAAGTTGCTTCAGCTTCCTTCTGCTTGTCAGCTGCAAAATGCCAGCATTAGTTTCTGCCCTA AGCTTCTAGGAATACCTCCCAACTCTCCAGATGCTGCCATTTTTACAAATGCTACATCAACATCAACTCCTGCCGCAACCGCAACTCCAGGAACATCCGCGCCAGACACATCTAACAATGATCGCCCCAATGGGACTATGCATAGGCCTTACTTGGCGATTGCTACGGCCATTTTCATCTACATTTTCACTGCTGGATCAGCCTATAGGTTCTAG
- the LOC8286796 gene encoding chlorophyll a-b binding protein, chloroplastic has translation MASVCASSAIAAVAISSPSSQINGSTVGATKASFLSGKRLTVRKHTSPVVASRSVTVCAVADPDRPLWFPGSTPPPWLDGSLPGDFGFDPLGLGSDPETLRWNVQAELVHCRWAMLGAAGIFIPEFLTKIGILNTPSWYDAGKLEYFTDTTTLFIIELIFIGWAEGRRWADILKPGCVNTDPIFPNNRLTGTDVGYPGGLWFDPLGWGSGSPEKIKELRTKEIKNGRLAMLAVMGAWFQHIYTGTGPIDNLFAHLADPGHATVFAAFSPK, from the exons ATGGCTTCCGTTTGTGCTTCTTCTGCAATTGCAGCTGTTGCCATCTCTTCTCCCAG TTCCCAAATTAATGGATCCACAGTAGGGGCAACTAAGGCTTCTTTCCTTAGTGGGAAGAGATTGACAGTGAGAAAGCACACATCACCTGTTGTTGCCTCGAGATCTGTTACAGTTTGTGCTGTTGCTGATCCTGATAGACCTCTATGGTTTCCTGGCAGCACCCCTCCTCCTTGGCTCGATGGCAG CCTTCCTGGAGACTTTGGATTTGATCCCTTGGGTCTTG GATCTGACCCTGAAACACTCAGATGGAATGTACAAGCAGAGCTAGTGCATTGCAGATGGGCAATGTTGGGTGCTGCTGGTATTTTCATTCCAGAGTTCCTGACAAAGATTGGTATCCTAAACACCCCGTCATGGTATGACGCTGGAAAATTGGAATACTTCACCGATACAACAACCCTCTTCATTATTGAGCTGATCTTTATTGGCTGGGCTGAGGGAAGAAGATGGGCAGATATCCTCAAGCCAGGATGTGTCAACACTGACCCTATCTTCCCCAACAACAGGCTCACTGGAACTGATGTTGGTTACCCAGGTGGGCTATGGTTTGACCCACTTGGATGGGGAAGTGGTTCACCGGAAAAGATCAAGGAATTGAGGACAAAAGAGATCAAGAATGGTAGATTGGCTATGTTGGCTGTAATGGGTGCTTGGTTCCAACACATCTACACTGGAACTGGCCCTATTGACAACCTCTTTGCCCACCTTGCTGATCCTGGTCATGCCACCGTTTTTGCT GCTTTCTCCCCCAAGTGA
- the LOC8286795 gene encoding uncharacterized protein LOC8286795: protein MGPMVLTQLATGLSVLAGAVLVKSVMDQKPMAGPFSRCPTCNGTGRVNCLCSRWSDGDVGCRTCAGSGRMACSSCGGSGTGRPLPVRISARPPSNGSF from the coding sequence atgggaCCAATGGTCTTGACCCAATTGGCAACAGGTCTTAGCGTGCTAGCCGGAGCAGTTCTTGTCAAATCGGTTATGGACCAAAAACCCATGGCTGGTCCATTCTCACGGTGCCCGACTTGCAACGGAACGGGTCGAGTCAATTGTCTATGCTCCCGTTGGTCAGATGGGGATGTGGGTTGTCGGACTTGTGCTGGGTCGGGTCGTATGGCTTGTAGCAGTTGCGGTGGGTCTGGTACTGGTCGGCCTCTTCCTGTTCGAATATCTGCCCGACCGCCGTCAAATGGATCCTTTTGA
- the LOC8286794 gene encoding alpha-ketoglutarate-dependent dioxygenase alkB isoform X2, translating into MYGSHKITEDAERTAFRRAEKKYKLYYDHDSKSSKKKKRPRQVDLSEVLDFRSILNSFYQNSELPDGIVAFQGDFDRPVFCLETRPGFYFIPGALSVDEQCLWIRESLTSFPQPPNRTNHNAIYGPIHDLFTAAKESKMLMEDENAPSSLDSNVSVSNGDAHRWKFYEEHAALSRGKVCKSVTASNLLRKLRWSTLGLQFDWSKLAKRLAAPAMPRGEEFHPEAAIVNYFGSGDTLGGHLDDMEADWSKPIVSMSLGCKAIFLLGGKSREDPPLAMFLQSGDVMLMAGEARECFHGVPRIFTDKENAEITPLELHFSQETDFLEYIRTSRININIRQVF; encoded by the exons ATGTACGGTTCCCATAAAATCACCGAAGACGCGGAACGAACAGCGTTCCGGAGAGCGGAGAAGAAGTACAAATTGTACTACGATCACGATTCTAAATCATCTAAAAA GAAAAAGAGACCGAGACAAGTGGATTTGTCAGAGGTTTTAGATTTCAGGTCAATTTTGAACTCTTTCTATCAGAACAGTGAACTTCCTGATGGTATTGTTGCATTTCAAGGCGATTTTGATCGTCCTGTATTTTGCTTGGAGACTCGCCCTG GTTTTTATTTCATTCCTGGAGCATTGAGTGTTGATGAACAATGCCTATGGATAAGAGAGAGCTTGACAAGTTTCCCTCAGCCTCCTAATAGGACAAATCACAATGCTATATATGGTCCTATACATGATTTATTTACTGCAGCGAAGGAAAGTAAAATGCTTATGGAGGATGAGAATGCACCTTCCAGTTTGGATTCTAATGTGTCTGTAAGCAATGGAGATGCTCATAGATGGAAATTTTATGAGGAACATGCTGCTTTATCAAGAGGAAAGGTATGTAAATCCGTTACAGCCTCAAATTTATTGCGAAAGCTGCGCTGGAGTACCCTTGGTCTCCAATTTGACTGGTCTAAG CTGGCCAAAAGATTGGCTGCTCCTGCAATGCCTAGGGGAGAAGAGTTCCACCCAGAAGCTGCAATTGTTAACTATTTTGGATCAG GTGATACGCTTGGGGGTCATTTGGATGACATGGAAGCTGATTGGAGTAAGCCTATTGTAAGCATGAG TTTGGGCTGCAAGGCTATTTTCCTTTTGGGAGGGAAAAGTAGGGAGGATCCACCATTAGCAATGTTTCTCCAAAGTGGTGATGTAATGCTCATGGCTGGAGAAGCAAGGGAATGCTTTCACG GTGTGCCTCGGATCTTCACAGACAAAGAAAATGCTGAAATCACGCCTCTTGAATTGCATTTCTCACAAGAAACTGATTTCTTAGAGTATATTAGAACCTCAAGGATCAACATCAACATCAGACAAGTTTTCTGA
- the LOC8286792 gene encoding uncharacterized protein LOC8286792 isoform X1, translated as MVSDFEQLILNGKAKDTAEAGKQEKPQASPLLNGRPSSMIIKKAHTVIPAHLIAEAISTIRGLDLRWSGPITPTEMEYVRQYVFAKYPQYSHGIVEEGDTTDLIANLNGNEESSEVTQDEKRNISPKNLGSKDYSPSFTRSLSDLDKTQLEASRLLDILSKKTSFQGNFISIPEIQAQNRALKQCGLSEHDYLVIFMPNYKDAMVMIGESYPFFKGNYYMTILGEEVDTIREFATHKESKVIPMPESWLDLRIKGSQLSQYFRRKCKYIPKGLFSYPVTVNETRYSLHWISEAHRNSWHVLLDATGLVFGEDRLALALHRPDFVLCTLENTHPQPSKITCLLVRKRSFDNTSASLA; from the exons ATGGTGAGTGATTTTGAACAACTTATTCTAAATGGAAAAGCTAAG GATACAGCAGAAGCAGGAAAACAGGAAAAACCACAAGCTTCACCACTCCTAAATGGCAGACCAAGCAGCATGATCATAAAG AAAGCACATACAGTAATTCCAGCTCACTTGATAGCTGAAGCAATATCAACAATTCGTGGCCTTGATCTGAGATGGTCAGGACCAATAACTCCTACAGAAATGGAGTACGTCAGGCAATATGTTTTTGCCAAATACCCTCAGTATAGCCATGGAATTGTAGAAGAAGGAGACACAACTGATCTCATTGCCAATCTCAATGGTAATGAAGAATCATCAGAAGTTACTCAGGATGAAAAGCGAAATATTTCTCCGAAGAATCTTGGCTCTAAAGATTACTCTCCTTCTTTCACTCGCAGCCTCTCTGATCTTGACAAAACTCAACTGGAAGCATCAAGACTATTAGATATTCTTTCAAAGAAAACTTCCTTTCAGGGGAATTTCATTTCAATCCCAGAAATTCAAGCTCAAAATAGAGCCCTGAAACAATGTGGTCTTAGTGAACATGATTACTTGGTCATTTTCATGCCAAACTACAAGGATGCTATGGTTATGATTGGAGAGAGCTACCCTTTCTTCAAAGGCAACTACTACATGACCATTCTTGGTGAAGAAGTTGATACAATAAGAGAATTTGCAACTCATAAAGAGTCAAAGGTTATTCCTATGCCGGAATCTTGGTTAGACTTGAGGATTAAAGGTTCACAACTCAGCCAATATTTCAGAAGGAAGTGCAAGTACATTCCTAAAGGTCTGTTCTCTTATCCAGTTACTGTGAATGAGACCAGATACTCTTTGCATTGGATTTCTGAAGCACATAGAAATTCTTGGCATGTTCTTCTTGATGCTACTGGCTTAGTTTTCGGCGAGGATCGGCTTGCTCTCGCCCTTCACCGGCCGGATTTTGTGCTATGTACACTGGAGAATACACATCCTCAGCCATCAAAAATTACATGCCTCCTGGTCAGGAAAAGGTCATTCGATAATACCTCTGCATCTTTGGCATAG
- the LOC8286793 gene encoding uncharacterized protein LOC8286793 yields the protein MACSRSIMRCSVFITEPWVRPLNHQNRALFSHQSRHRWSCGFYRRRSIRARVSHFSKLSYVNCSYNDNNNTEDGQEQGPPQEAVLKAISEVSKTEGRVGQTTNVVIGGTVTDDSTNEWLALDQKVNSYPTVRGFTAIGTGGDDFVQAMVVAVESVIQQPIPEGHVKQKVSSRGKYVSVNIGPIQVVSSEQVQAVYNAMKRDERMKYFL from the exons ATGGCTTGCAGCAGGAGTATTATGCGTTGCTCTGTGTTCATAACTGAGCCATGGGTGAGACCTCTTAATCATCAGAACCGAGCTCTGTTTTCACATCAATCGAGGCACAGATGGAGCTGCGGATTttatagaagaagaagtattAGGGCTCGAGTTTCTCACTTCTCCAAACTAAGCTACGTTAATTGCtcttataatgataataacaatACTGAAGATGGACAAGAGCAAGGACCGCCTCAAGAAGCTGTTCTTAAAGCTATATCag AGGTTTCAAAGACGGAAGGGAGGGTTGGGCAGACTACGAATGTGGTTATTGGAGGTACAGTAACCGATGATTCTACTAATGAATGGCTCGCTTTGGATCAGAAG GTAAATTCATACCCAACGGTTAGAGGTTTTACGGCGATTGGAACTGGAGGTGATGATTTTGTGCAAGCTATGGTTGTCGCCGTTGAATCTGTAATTCAGCAACCAATTCCTGAG GGTCACGTGAAGCAGAAAGTATCATCAAGGGGGAAGTATGTGTCTGTCAACATTGGTCCAATTCAAGTTGTTTCCAGTGAACag GTCCAAGCTGTATACAATGCCATGAAGAGAGATGAGCGGATGAAGTACTTTTTATAG
- the LOC8286792 gene encoding uncharacterized protein LOC8286792 isoform X2, which translates to MDTAEAGKQEKPQASPLLNGRPSSMIIKKAHTVIPAHLIAEAISTIRGLDLRWSGPITPTEMEYVRQYVFAKYPQYSHGIVEEGDTTDLIANLNGNEESSEVTQDEKRNISPKNLGSKDYSPSFTRSLSDLDKTQLEASRLLDILSKKTSFQGNFISIPEIQAQNRALKQCGLSEHDYLVIFMPNYKDAMVMIGESYPFFKGNYYMTILGEEVDTIREFATHKESKVIPMPESWLDLRIKGSQLSQYFRRKCKYIPKGLFSYPVTVNETRYSLHWISEAHRNSWHVLLDATGLVFGEDRLALALHRPDFVLCTLENTHPQPSKITCLLVRKRSFDNTSASLA; encoded by the exons ATG GATACAGCAGAAGCAGGAAAACAGGAAAAACCACAAGCTTCACCACTCCTAAATGGCAGACCAAGCAGCATGATCATAAAG AAAGCACATACAGTAATTCCAGCTCACTTGATAGCTGAAGCAATATCAACAATTCGTGGCCTTGATCTGAGATGGTCAGGACCAATAACTCCTACAGAAATGGAGTACGTCAGGCAATATGTTTTTGCCAAATACCCTCAGTATAGCCATGGAATTGTAGAAGAAGGAGACACAACTGATCTCATTGCCAATCTCAATGGTAATGAAGAATCATCAGAAGTTACTCAGGATGAAAAGCGAAATATTTCTCCGAAGAATCTTGGCTCTAAAGATTACTCTCCTTCTTTCACTCGCAGCCTCTCTGATCTTGACAAAACTCAACTGGAAGCATCAAGACTATTAGATATTCTTTCAAAGAAAACTTCCTTTCAGGGGAATTTCATTTCAATCCCAGAAATTCAAGCTCAAAATAGAGCCCTGAAACAATGTGGTCTTAGTGAACATGATTACTTGGTCATTTTCATGCCAAACTACAAGGATGCTATGGTTATGATTGGAGAGAGCTACCCTTTCTTCAAAGGCAACTACTACATGACCATTCTTGGTGAAGAAGTTGATACAATAAGAGAATTTGCAACTCATAAAGAGTCAAAGGTTATTCCTATGCCGGAATCTTGGTTAGACTTGAGGATTAAAGGTTCACAACTCAGCCAATATTTCAGAAGGAAGTGCAAGTACATTCCTAAAGGTCTGTTCTCTTATCCAGTTACTGTGAATGAGACCAGATACTCTTTGCATTGGATTTCTGAAGCACATAGAAATTCTTGGCATGTTCTTCTTGATGCTACTGGCTTAGTTTTCGGCGAGGATCGGCTTGCTCTCGCCCTTCACCGGCCGGATTTTGTGCTATGTACACTGGAGAATACACATCCTCAGCCATCAAAAATTACATGCCTCCTGGTCAGGAAAAGGTCATTCGATAATACCTCTGCATCTTTGGCATAG